From the genome of Mycobacterium kansasii ATCC 12478:
TCGATACGCCGCCTCGCGGTCTGGCCGCATTCGATGCCAACCTGCCGGCCGGAACACTGCCCGATGGTGGCCCCTTCACCGAAGGAGGCGAAAAGTCATGGCGCGTGGTTCCGGGTACCACACCGCAGGTTGGGCAGGGTACGGCAAAGGTCTTCAAATACACCGTCGAGATCGAGAACGGGCTGGACCCGACGATGTACGGCGGCGACAACGCGTTCGCCCAGATGATTGACCAGACGCTGGCCAATCCCAAAGGCTGGACCCACGATCCGCGATTCGCGTTCGTCCGGATCGACGGAACCGACGAGGCAAAGCCCGACTTCCGCATTTCCCTGGTGTCACCGCTGACGGTGCGCGGAGGGTGCGGTTACGAGTTCCGGCTCGAGACCTCCTGTTACAACCCGTCTTTCGGAGCGGACCGGCAGGCACGCGTCTTCATCAACGAGGCTCGCTGGGTGCGCGGAGCCGTCCCGTTCGAAGGCGATATCGGGTCCTACCGGCAGTACGTGATCAACCACGAGGTCGGGCACGCCATCGGGTACCTGCGTCACGAGCCGTGTGACAAGCAGGGTGGATTGGCGCCGGTGATGATGCAGCAGACGTTCTCCACATCCGACGACGATGCAGCCAAGTTCGATCCCGAATGGGTGAAGGCGGACGGCAAGACTTGCCGATTCAATCCGTGGCCATACCCAATCGCCTGACCACGGGCTCGCCGCCGCCGCACGCTCGACGCTCGAAAAGCCGGTGCAGTGGACCGATGACGCCGACCCCGGGAAGCAACACCGCCGGTGTGGGTGTTGATCTCATTGCCGTCGATCCGGACAGCTGCTGTGATGGGTCCTAGATGATGCCCTG
Proteins encoded in this window:
- a CDS encoding DUF3152 domain-containing protein translates to MTSTRPPGSTARVPVLREPWREPLRAQRDPLGQAAGRPRVDRDRPRQWRKQTWLGRFVSTYGWRAYALPILMVLTAVVVYQTVTGTTSPRSAVAAATIHDPPSIGSVGTAIIDTPPRGLAAFDANLPAGTLPDGGPFTEGGEKSWRVVPGTTPQVGQGTAKVFKYTVEIENGLDPTMYGGDNAFAQMIDQTLANPKGWTHDPRFAFVRIDGTDEAKPDFRISLVSPLTVRGGCGYEFRLETSCYNPSFGADRQARVFINEARWVRGAVPFEGDIGSYRQYVINHEVGHAIGYLRHEPCDKQGGLAPVMMQQTFSTSDDDAAKFDPEWVKADGKTCRFNPWPYPIA